Proteins co-encoded in one Campylobacteraceae bacterium genomic window:
- the ligA gene encoding NAD-dependent DNA ligase LigA produces MTQNEYNKNIEKLISWAYAYYVQDDPQASDEEYDSLARLCLSYEKQNPSHANANTPNNRVGGKVLEGFNKADHLSRMWSQEDVFNTQELIDWIKRAKKVSTDLEFYCEPKFDGASLNLIYENGFLKQAISRGDGSIGEDITNNVITIHSIPLEIKEKSLIEIRGEIVIKKADFEKINEDRAKNNEAMFANPRNAASGSLRQLDPKITAKRKLFFNVWGVGQHKLSFKTNSSLMEYIYTLGFVKPPMLTKTRTVEGIEKLYHEIIAKREKIPMMLDGMVIKINNLEIQEELGHTVKFPRYSCAYKFPAVEKTTKVIDIIQQIGRTGVITPVALVEPTLIDGSTVEKASLHNYDEIARLDLRINDEVIIIKSGDIIPKITKVFKERRDSSSVPIKRPVECPNCQSELLDEGILIKCQNLDCSSRVVTSIIYFASKNCMNIDGLGIKIVEILVKEKKIKDILDLYFLEFNDLISLEGFKEKRINNLLKAIKDTKGTQLHRLINALAIEHIGEVASKEIALGFGEELFSLTYEKLISIEGFGEQMVNSFLEFMRVNDTLIKELFSIINPKIEQRIEAAENPFKAKTVVITGTMSVSRGLIKKDLEDLGAKVSSSVSKKTDFLIYGEDAGSKYDKALLLKVNTISETQMRELLK; encoded by the coding sequence ATGACACAAAATGAATACAATAAAAATATAGAAAAACTTATATCTTGGGCCTACGCTTATTATGTTCAAGATGACCCACAAGCAAGTGATGAAGAATATGACAGTTTAGCCAGACTTTGTTTATCCTATGAAAAACAAAACCCTTCTCATGCCAACGCGAATACTCCTAATAATCGTGTTGGAGGTAAAGTACTTGAGGGCTTTAATAAAGCCGATCATTTAAGTAGAATGTGGTCACAAGAAGATGTATTTAACACACAAGAATTAATAGATTGGATTAAAAGGGCCAAAAAAGTAAGTACTGATCTTGAATTTTATTGTGAACCAAAATTTGATGGGGCATCATTAAATTTAATTTATGAAAATGGTTTTTTAAAACAAGCCATCTCAAGAGGTGATGGTAGTATTGGGGAAGATATTACAAACAATGTTATAACTATTCACTCAATTCCTTTGGAAATAAAAGAAAAGTCTTTAATTGAAATAAGAGGCGAAATTGTTATAAAAAAAGCTGATTTTGAAAAAATAAATGAAGACAGGGCTAAAAACAATGAAGCAATGTTTGCAAATCCAAGAAATGCTGCTTCTGGTTCATTAAGACAACTTGATCCCAAAATTACAGCCAAAAGAAAACTGTTTTTTAATGTATGGGGTGTAGGACAACATAAGCTTTCCTTTAAAACAAACTCATCTTTAATGGAATATATTTATACACTTGGTTTTGTCAAACCTCCCATGCTTACTAAAACAAGAACAGTAGAAGGTATTGAAAAACTTTATCATGAAATAATTGCAAAAAGAGAAAAAATACCCATGATGTTAGATGGAATGGTAATAAAAATCAACAATCTAGAAATACAAGAAGAACTAGGACATACCGTAAAATTTCCAAGATATTCATGTGCTTATAAATTTCCAGCTGTTGAAAAAACAACAAAAGTAATTGATATCATTCAACAAATAGGACGAACAGGTGTTATTACTCCTGTAGCGTTAGTAGAACCTACTTTAATTGATGGATCAACTGTTGAGAAAGCATCTTTACACAATTATGATGAAATTGCGCGTTTGGATTTAAGGATAAACGATGAAGTTATCATTATAAAAAGTGGAGATATTATTCCCAAAATTACAAAAGTATTTAAAGAGAGAAGAGATTCTAGCTCAGTTCCTATAAAAAGGCCAGTTGAGTGTCCCAATTGCCAAAGTGAATTATTAGATGAAGGTATATTAATTAAGTGCCAAAATCTTGATTGCAGTTCAAGAGTAGTAACAAGCATTATATATTTTGCCTCAAAAAACTGTATGAATATTGATGGTTTGGGTATTAAAATTGTTGAAATACTAGTAAAAGAGAAAAAAATAAAAGACATCTTAGATTTATATTTTTTAGAATTTAATGATTTAATTTCTTTAGAAGGTTTTAAAGAAAAAAGAATTAATAATTTATTAAAGGCTATAAAAGATACAAAAGGTACCCAGTTACATAGGTTAATAAACGCCTTAGCAATTGAACATATAGGGGAAGTAGCTTCAAAAGAAATAGCCTTAGGTTTTGGAGAAGAACTTTTTTCTCTCACCTACGAAAAACTTATCAGTATTGAGGGTTTTGGGGAACAAATGGTTAATTCATTTTTAGAATTTATGCGGGTTAATGATACCTTGATTAAAGAGTTATTTTCAATTATTAATCCTAAAATTGAGCAAAGAATTGAAGCAGCTGAAAACCCTTTTAAAGCTAAAACGGTAGTTATTACAGGAACAATGAGTGTAAGCAGAGGTTTGATAAAAAAAGACCTAGAAGACTTAGGAGCTAAAGTAAGTTCTTCCGTATCTAAAAAAACGGATTTCTTAATTTATGGAGAAGATGCGGGTTCTAAATACGATAAAGCATTATTGTTAAAAGTAAATACAATAAGTGAAACACAAATGAGAGAATTATTGAAGTAA
- a CDS encoding class I SAM-dependent methyltransferase yields MKEFQEEIIQTFNEMYLVETLNLNNKCILDLGCGNAKITKEIKNNGFDRSIYACEIDIIQHKKNLLNNDGIIYKPYGAEELGFNDETFDMVFMFKSFHHIPKNLMKQALSEIKRVLKPNGLLYISEPLFKGKHNELIAMFHNEKEVRAEAFLSIEQAVKEEKFKLFQEIFFNAEISYNSFEEFSLKHINQSYNNNELKEELYLKIKEKYLEYSKNDKAEFLKPFRVDILQKI; encoded by the coding sequence ATGAAAGAATTTCAAGAAGAAATAATACAAACATTTAATGAAATGTATTTAGTAGAAACACTCAATTTAAACAATAAATGTATTTTAGACTTAGGTTGCGGCAATGCCAAAATCACTAAAGAAATAAAAAATAATGGATTTGATAGAAGTATATATGCTTGTGAAATAGATATAATACAACATAAGAAAAACTTACTTAATAATGATGGTATTATTTACAAACCTTATGGTGCAGAAGAATTAGGCTTCAATGATGAGACTTTTGATATGGTATTCATGTTCAAATCTTTTCATCACATACCTAAAAATTTAATGAAACAGGCTTTGAGTGAAATAAAAAGAGTTTTAAAACCCAATGGATTATTATATATTTCTGAGCCACTTTTTAAAGGAAAACACAATGAATTAATTGCTATGTTTCATAATGAAAAAGAAGTAAGAGCAGAAGCTTTTTTAAGCATAGAACAAGCGGTGAAAGAAGAAAAATTTAAACTCTTTCAAGAGATATTTTTTAATGCTGAAATAAGTTATAATTCATTTGAAGAATTTAGTCTTAAACATATTAATCAATCCTATAACAACAATGAATTAAAAGAAGAACTTTACTTAAAAATCAAAGAAAAATATCTTGAATATTCTAAGAATGATAAAGCAGAATTTCTAAAACCTTTTAGGGTAGATATTTTACAAAAAATCTAA
- a CDS encoding acyl-CoA thioesterase, whose translation MIQKDQKSLAMTMLMTPDKANFSGDNVNGGEILKMLDHVAYACAARYTGMYAVTLSVDMVLFQNPIKIGSLVTFYASVNYTGRTSMEIGIKVISEDVKNRETKHTNVCYFTMIAVDEKGNPTPVPKLPIETDDDKRRYKDAIRRKEARIEAKSITHIR comes from the coding sequence ATGATTCAAAAAGACCAAAAATCACTTGCCATGACTATGTTAATGACACCAGATAAAGCAAATTTCTCTGGCGACAATGTCAATGGTGGTGAAATATTAAAAATGCTTGATCACGTAGCTTATGCTTGTGCGGCAAGATATACAGGGATGTATGCAGTTACTTTATCTGTTGATATGGTACTTTTCCAAAATCCTATTAAAATTGGTTCACTTGTGACCTTTTATGCATCTGTTAATTATACAGGACGAACTTCAATGGAGATAGGAATAAAAGTTATTTCAGAAGATGTAAAAAACAGAGAGACAAAACATACAAATGTATGTTATTTTACCATGATTGCAGTAGATGAAAAAGGAAATCCAACACCAGTACCAAAACTTCCTATTGAAACAGACGATGACAAAAGAAGATATAAAGATGCTATTAGACGTAAAGAAGCTAGAATTGAAGCTAAGTCAATTACTCATATACGATAA